The window ACGGCAGGCCAAGGCCATCATCGATTGCGGCCGGCTGGTCTCCGACGACATCATCATTCGCATCGTCGAGGACCGCATCGCGCAGCCCGACTGCGTCAACGGGTTCCTGTTCGACGGCTTTCCGCGGACGATTGCCCAGGCCCAGGCGCTGCGCGACATCGGCGTAACCATCACGCATGTGGCCCAGATCGACGTCCCGGACGAGGAAATCATCCGGCGCGTCACCGGGCGGCGTACGCACCCCGGGTCGGGTCGCGTCTACCACGTCGTCTTCAATCCGCCGAAGGTGGAAGACCATGACGACCTCACCGGCGAGCCGCTGGTGCAACGCGACG is drawn from Candidatus Binatia bacterium and contains these coding sequences:
- the adk gene encoding adenylate kinase, which gives rise to MRVILLGPPGAGKGTQAAFITQAFCVPQISTGDMLRAAVKADTPLGRQAKAIIDCGRLVSDDIIIRIVEDRIAQPDCVNGFLFDGFPRTIAQAQALRDIGVTITHVAQIDVPDEEIIRRVTGRRTHPGSGRVYHVVFNPPKVEDHDDLTGEPLVQRDDDREATVRERLRVYHEYTRPLVGYYRAWSESSAAGAPKYFKVSGLGGVEDVRDRLLTRLRD